The stretch of DNA CAGACGATCATCAGGTCGATTCCTTTCGGTGTGTCGATATTCTTGCTAACGCAGCAAGGCCGCCTCGATCGTTAGTCCCGGTCCGAACGCTAGTATTACGCACGGGCGCATCGCATGTCGCTGCCTCAACCGATCGAGGATAAACAGCACGGTCGGCGATGACCTATTGCCAAACTCGGACAATACCTCGCGCGACACAGCTAACTGCTTTTCGCGTAATCCC from Pirellulales bacterium encodes:
- a CDS encoding 3-oxoacyl-[acyl-carrier-protein] synthase III C-terminal domain-containing protein; this translates as MPGTTTCPQPTRCIPLLAKSTIQEFPVNGYVHPGGPRILDACGHTLGLREKQLAVSREVLSEFGNRSSPTVLFILDRLRQRHAMRPCVILAFGPGLTIEAALLR